Proteins encoded together in one Bos indicus isolate NIAB-ARS_2022 breed Sahiwal x Tharparkar chromosome 3, NIAB-ARS_B.indTharparkar_mat_pri_1.0, whole genome shotgun sequence window:
- the GPR89A gene encoding Golgi pH regulator A isoform X1, whose translation MSFLIDSSIMITSQILFFGFGWLFFMRQLFKDYEVRQYVVQVIFSVTFAFSCTMFELIIFEILGVLNSSSRYFHWKMNLCVILLILVFMVPFYIGYFIVSNIRLLHKQRLLFSCLLWLTFMYFFWKLGDPFPILSPKHGILSIEQLISRVGVIGVTLMALLSGFGAVNCPYTYMSYFLRNVTDTDILALERRLLQTMDMIISKKKRMAMTRRTMFQKGEVHNKPSGFWGMIKSVTTSAPGSENLTLIQQEVDALEELSRQLFLETADLYATKERIEYSKTFKGKYFNFLGYFFSIYCVWKIFMATINIVFDRVGKTDPVTRGIEITVNYLGIQFDVKFWSQHISFILVGIIIVTSIRGLLITLTKFFYAISSSKSSNVIVLLLAQIMGMYFVSSVLLIRMSMPLEYRTIITEVLGELQFNFYHRWFDVIFLVSALSSILFLYLAHKQAPEKHMAP comes from the exons ATGAGTTTCCTGATCGACTCCAGCATCATGATTACTTCCCAG ATACTTTTCTTTGGATTTGGGTGGCTTTTTTTCATGCGACAGCTGTTTAAGGACTACGAG GTGCGTCAGTATGTGGTACAGGTGATCTTCTCTGTGACTTTCGCATTTTCTTGCACCATGTTTGAGCTCATCATCTTTGAAATCTTAGGAGTATTGAATAGCAG CTCCCGTTATTTTCACTGGAAAATGAACCTGTGTGTAATTTTGTTGATCCTGGTTTTCATGGTGCCTTTTTACATTGGCTATTTTATTGTGAGCAACATCCGACTAT TACATAAACAGCGACTGCTTTTTTCCTGTCTCTTATGGTTGACCTTTATGTATTTCTTCTGGAAACTGGGAGATCCATTTCCCATTCTCAGCCCCAAACATG GGATCTTATCCATAGAACAACTCATCAGCCGGGTAGGTGTGATTGGGGTGACTCTCATGGCTCTTCTTTCTGGATTTGGTGCTGTCAACTGTCCGTATACTTACATGTCCTACTTCCTCAG GAATGTGACTGACACAGATATTCTAGCCCTGGAACGGCGACTGCTCCAAACTATGGATATGatcataagcaaaaaaaaaag gaTGGCAATGACACGGAGGACTATGTTCCAGAAGGGGGAGGTGCATAACAAACCATCAGGATTCTGGGGGATGATAAAGAGTGTTACCACTTCAGCACCAGGAAGTGAAA ATCTTACTCTCATTCAACAGGAAGTGGATGCTTTGGAAGAACTAAGCAGGCAACTTTTTCTGGAAACAGCTGATCTGTATGCTACCAAG GAGAGAATAGAATACTCCAAAACTTTCAAAGGGAAATACTTTAATTTTCTGGGTTACTTCTTCTCTATTTACTGTGTTTGGAAAATTTTCATG GCAACCATCAATATCGTTTTTGACCGAGTTGGGAAAACTGATCCAGTCACAAGAGGCATTGAAATCACTGTGAATTATCTGGGGATCCAATTTGAT GTGAAGTTCTGGTCCCAACACATTTCCTTCATTCTGGTTGGAATAATCATAGTCACATCTATCAGAGGACTGCTGATCACTCTTACCAAG TTCTTTTATGCCATCTCCAGCAGTAAGTCCTCCAATGTCATTGTCCTGCTATTAGCTCAGATAATG GGCATGTACTTCGTCTCATCTGTGCTGCTGATCCGAATGAGCATGCCTCTGGAGTACCGCACCATCATCACCGAAGTCCTTGGAGAGCTGCAGTTCAACTTCTATCACCGTTGGTTTGATGTCATCTTCCTGGTCAGTGCTCTCTCCAGCATACTCTTCCTTTATCTGGCCCACAAACAGGCACCAGAGAAGCATATGGCACCTTGA
- the GPR89A gene encoding Golgi pH regulator A isoform X2, whose translation MSFLIDSSIMITSQILFFGFGWLFFMRQLFKDYEVRQYVVQVIFSVTFAFSCTMFELIIFEILGVLNSSSRYFHWKMNLCVILLILVFMVPFYIGYFIVSNIRLLHKQRLLFSCLLWLTFMYFFWKLGDPFPILSPKHGILSIEQLISRVGVIGVTLMALLSGFGAVNCPYTYMSYFLRNVTDTDILALERRLLQTMDMIISKKKRMAMTRRTMFQKGEVHNKPSGFWGMIKSVTTSAPGSENLTLIQQEVDALEELSRQLFLETADLYATKERIEYSKTFKGKYFNFLGYFFSIYCVWKIFMATINIVFDRVGKTDPVTRGIEITVNYLGIQFDVKFWSQHISFILVGIIIVTSIRGLLITLTKFFYAISSSKSSNVIVLLLAQIMGMYFVSSVLLIRMSMPLEYRTIITEVLGELQFNFYHRWFDVIFLCRG comes from the exons ATGAGTTTCCTGATCGACTCCAGCATCATGATTACTTCCCAG ATACTTTTCTTTGGATTTGGGTGGCTTTTTTTCATGCGACAGCTGTTTAAGGACTACGAG GTGCGTCAGTATGTGGTACAGGTGATCTTCTCTGTGACTTTCGCATTTTCTTGCACCATGTTTGAGCTCATCATCTTTGAAATCTTAGGAGTATTGAATAGCAG CTCCCGTTATTTTCACTGGAAAATGAACCTGTGTGTAATTTTGTTGATCCTGGTTTTCATGGTGCCTTTTTACATTGGCTATTTTATTGTGAGCAACATCCGACTAT TACATAAACAGCGACTGCTTTTTTCCTGTCTCTTATGGTTGACCTTTATGTATTTCTTCTGGAAACTGGGAGATCCATTTCCCATTCTCAGCCCCAAACATG GGATCTTATCCATAGAACAACTCATCAGCCGGGTAGGTGTGATTGGGGTGACTCTCATGGCTCTTCTTTCTGGATTTGGTGCTGTCAACTGTCCGTATACTTACATGTCCTACTTCCTCAG GAATGTGACTGACACAGATATTCTAGCCCTGGAACGGCGACTGCTCCAAACTATGGATATGatcataagcaaaaaaaaaag gaTGGCAATGACACGGAGGACTATGTTCCAGAAGGGGGAGGTGCATAACAAACCATCAGGATTCTGGGGGATGATAAAGAGTGTTACCACTTCAGCACCAGGAAGTGAAA ATCTTACTCTCATTCAACAGGAAGTGGATGCTTTGGAAGAACTAAGCAGGCAACTTTTTCTGGAAACAGCTGATCTGTATGCTACCAAG GAGAGAATAGAATACTCCAAAACTTTCAAAGGGAAATACTTTAATTTTCTGGGTTACTTCTTCTCTATTTACTGTGTTTGGAAAATTTTCATG GCAACCATCAATATCGTTTTTGACCGAGTTGGGAAAACTGATCCAGTCACAAGAGGCATTGAAATCACTGTGAATTATCTGGGGATCCAATTTGAT GTGAAGTTCTGGTCCCAACACATTTCCTTCATTCTGGTTGGAATAATCATAGTCACATCTATCAGAGGACTGCTGATCACTCTTACCAAG TTCTTTTATGCCATCTCCAGCAGTAAGTCCTCCAATGTCATTGTCCTGCTATTAGCTCAGATAATG GGCATGTACTTCGTCTCATCTGTGCTGCTGATCCGAATGAGCATGCCTCTGGAGTACCGCACCATCATCACCGAAGTCCTTGGAGAGCTGCAGTTCAACTTCTATCACCGTTGGTTTGATGTCATCTTCCTG